The following coding sequences lie in one Agrobacterium vitis genomic window:
- the ntrB gene encoding nitrate ABC transporter permease has product MSASLRKAEPATLSAPQSVGTVVTMARRPTRRLNSQRIGATMLRNVVPPFVVLAILLGIWQIACSHAGATLPPPSQVWEEAHDLITAPFFNNGPQDIGLGLRVLVSLERVAIGFGLAAIVGVFLGAVVGQSIWAMRGLDPIFQILRTVPPLAWLPLSLAAFQNSNPSAIFVIFITSIWPVIINTAVGVRNIPDDYRNVARVLRLNPLEFFIRIMVPAAAPYIFTGLRIGVGLSWLAIVAAEMLTGGVGIGFFIWDAWNSSRLSDIIVALAYIGVTGFVLDKLVALLGSVITRGTAKN; this is encoded by the coding sequence ATGTCCGCAAGTCTTCGCAAAGCAGAACCCGCAACCCTTTCTGCTCCACAATCGGTTGGCACTGTTGTCACCATGGCGCGCCGTCCCACCCGCAGGCTCAACAGCCAACGCATCGGCGCAACTATGTTGCGCAATGTCGTGCCACCATTCGTCGTTCTCGCCATCCTGCTGGGCATCTGGCAGATCGCCTGTTCCCATGCCGGCGCGACCTTGCCGCCGCCAAGTCAGGTCTGGGAAGAGGCCCATGACCTGATCACGGCCCCGTTCTTCAACAATGGGCCGCAGGATATCGGTCTTGGCCTGCGCGTTCTGGTGTCGCTGGAGCGGGTGGCAATCGGCTTCGGGCTGGCGGCCATTGTCGGCGTCTTTCTCGGTGCTGTGGTTGGCCAGAGCATCTGGGCCATGCGCGGCCTCGACCCGATCTTCCAGATCTTGCGCACCGTACCGCCGCTTGCCTGGTTGCCGCTATCGCTGGCGGCCTTCCAGAACTCCAATCCCTCGGCGATTTTCGTGATCTTCATCACCTCGATCTGGCCTGTGATCATCAACACCGCCGTTGGCGTGCGCAATATTCCCGACGACTACCGCAATGTGGCCCGGGTGCTGCGGCTCAACCCGCTGGAATTCTTCATTCGCATCATGGTGCCTGCCGCCGCCCCTTACATCTTTACCGGGCTTCGCATCGGCGTGGGCCTGTCGTGGCTTGCCATCGTTGCCGCTGAAATGCTGACCGGCGGCGTCGGCATCGGCTTCTTCATCTGGGATGCGTGGAACTCCTCGCGGCTCTCCGACATCATCGTGGCGCTTGCCTATATCGGCGTGACCGGCTTTGTCCTCGACAAGCTCGTCGCTCTCCTTGGCAGTGTCATCACCCGTGGCACCGCGAAAAATTAG
- a CDS encoding ABC transporter ATP-binding protein produces MSAYLKIDHIDKSFERSGTKTEVLKDVSLSIGKGEFVSIIGHSGCGKSTLLNLIAGLTRVTAGAILLENTEVNAPGPERAVVFQNHSLLPWLTVYENVNLAVSKVFAGRKTKAEKHDWVMRNLDLVQMGHAKDKRPAEISGGMKQRVGIARALAMEPKILLLDEPFGALDALTRAHLQDAVMEIHARLGNTMIMITHDVDEAVLLSDRIVMMTNGPAAKIGEVLDVPIPRVRDRIALAGDRTYLKSREAVLKFLYERHRFVEAAE; encoded by the coding sequence ATGAGCGCCTATCTCAAAATCGACCATATCGACAAAAGCTTCGAACGATCAGGCACAAAAACCGAGGTCTTGAAGGATGTCTCGCTGTCCATCGGCAAGGGTGAGTTCGTCTCGATTATCGGCCATTCCGGCTGCGGTAAGTCCACGCTGCTGAACCTGATTGCCGGGCTGACCCGCGTGACCGCAGGCGCGATCCTCCTGGAAAACACCGAGGTCAACGCGCCGGGGCCGGAACGGGCCGTGGTGTTTCAGAACCATTCCCTGCTGCCGTGGCTGACGGTGTATGAAAACGTCAATCTCGCCGTCTCCAAGGTGTTTGCGGGCCGCAAGACCAAGGCCGAAAAGCATGACTGGGTGATGCGCAATCTCGATCTCGTGCAGATGGGTCATGCAAAAGACAAGCGTCCCGCGGAAATTTCCGGCGGCATGAAACAGCGGGTCGGTATTGCCCGGGCGCTGGCCATGGAGCCGAAAATCCTGCTGCTGGACGAGCCGTTCGGGGCATTGGACGCGCTGACCCGTGCCCATTTGCAGGACGCCGTGATGGAAATCCATGCGCGTCTCGGCAATACGATGATCATGATTACCCATGATGTCGATGAGGCCGTGCTGCTCTCCGACCGGATCGTCATGATGACCAACGGCCCCGCCGCAAAGATCGGTGAAGTGCTTGATGTGCCGATCCCGCGCGTTCGTGACCGTATCGCATTGGCCGGAGACCGGACCTATCTCAAATCCCGCGAAGCCGTGTTGAAGTTCCTTTACGAACGTCACCGCTTCGTCGAAGCCGCGGAGTAA
- the nirB gene encoding nitrite reductase large subunit NirB produces MAEKLVIIGNGMAPGRMLEELFEKAPGLYDVTVFNAEPRVNYDRIMLSPVLSGEKAYEDIIIHNDQWYETHGVTLHRGAKVSGVDRQAKTVTSENGITAAYDKLVIATGSLPFIIPVPGHQLPGVLAYRDLDDVEKMLEISKGQGRAIIIGAGLLGLEAAYGLKRQGMEVTVIHLMPTIMERQLDPAAAYLLEKALSERGIEIITKANTKAILGTDKVEGIELEDGRVIAGDMVVMAVGIRPASQLAKDAGLAVNRGIVVDDGMQTSDASIFALGECAEHRGMCYGLVAPLYESARVLADRLTGGQAEYHGSVVNTKLKVTGINLFSAGDFAEAPDREEIVLRDASSGIYKRLVLKDNRIIGAVLYGETGDGSWFFDLMKRGTDISQMRDTLIFGQSYQGGTPLDPMAAVAALPDDAEICGCNGVCKGKIVSTITSKGLTSLDEVRAHTKASASCGNCTGLVEQVMALTLGDAYNPKAVTPICACTDLGHDDVRRLIKAKGLKTIPAVMQELEWKSSCGCAKCRPALNYYLVCDWPDEYADDYQSRFINERVHANIQKDGTYSVVPRMWGGVTNAAELRAIADVVDKFEIPMVKVTGGQRIDLLGIEKEDLPAVWADLGKAGFVSGQAYAKGLRTVKTCVGSDWCRFGTQDSTGLGIKIEKFMWGSWTPAKLKLAVSGCPRNCAEATCKDIGVICVDSGFEIHFAGAAGLDIKGTDVLGLVKTEEEALEHIVALTQMYREQGRYLERIYKWAKRIGHDEVRRQIMEDETKRKAYFERFVFSQKFAQVDPWSERVSGKDKHEFKPMATIGYTQAAE; encoded by the coding sequence ATGGCGGAAAAACTGGTTATCATCGGCAATGGCATGGCGCCGGGCCGGATGCTGGAAGAGCTGTTTGAAAAAGCACCCGGCCTTTATGACGTCACCGTTTTCAATGCCGAGCCGCGCGTCAATTACGACCGCATCATGCTCTCGCCGGTGCTGTCGGGCGAAAAGGCCTATGAAGACATCATCATCCATAACGATCAATGGTATGAAACCCATGGCGTGACCCTGCATCGCGGTGCGAAAGTCTCCGGCGTCGACCGGCAGGCAAAAACTGTGACCTCGGAAAACGGCATCACCGCCGCCTATGACAAGCTGGTGATCGCCACCGGCTCCCTGCCCTTCATCATTCCGGTCCCCGGTCATCAATTGCCCGGCGTGCTCGCCTATCGCGATCTCGATGATGTCGAAAAAATGCTGGAGATCAGCAAGGGCCAGGGCCGGGCCATCATCATCGGCGCGGGGCTGCTGGGGCTTGAAGCCGCCTATGGCTTGAAGCGCCAGGGCATGGAGGTCACCGTCATTCACTTGATGCCGACCATCATGGAGCGCCAGCTCGACCCCGCCGCCGCCTATCTTCTGGAAAAGGCGCTTTCCGAACGGGGCATCGAGATCATCACCAAGGCCAATACCAAGGCGATCCTCGGCACGGACAAAGTCGAAGGCATTGAGCTGGAAGACGGTCGGGTGATTGCGGGCGACATGGTGGTGATGGCGGTCGGTATCCGTCCAGCCTCGCAGTTGGCCAAGGATGCCGGGCTTGCCGTCAATCGCGGCATTGTCGTTGATGACGGCATGCAGACGTCGGACGCTTCGATCTTTGCACTTGGCGAATGCGCCGAGCATCGCGGCATGTGCTATGGCTTGGTCGCGCCGCTCTATGAAAGCGCCCGGGTGCTGGCCGACCGGCTGACCGGCGGTCAGGCCGAATATCACGGCTCCGTCGTCAATACCAAGCTCAAGGTCACCGGCATCAATCTGTTTTCCGCCGGGGATTTTGCAGAAGCCCCGGACCGCGAAGAAATCGTGCTGCGCGATGCCTCATCCGGCATCTACAAGCGGTTGGTGCTGAAGGATAACCGCATTATCGGCGCCGTGCTTTACGGCGAAACCGGTGATGGCTCGTGGTTCTTCGATCTGATGAAGCGCGGCACAGACATTTCACAGATGCGCGACACGCTTATTTTCGGCCAGTCCTACCAGGGGGGTACACCGCTGGACCCTATGGCGGCCGTTGCAGCCTTGCCGGATGATGCGGAAATCTGCGGCTGCAACGGCGTCTGCAAGGGCAAGATCGTCTCGACCATTACCAGCAAAGGCCTGACCTCGCTGGATGAGGTGCGCGCCCATACGAAAGCCTCCGCCTCCTGCGGCAATTGTACCGGCCTTGTCGAGCAGGTCATGGCGCTGACGCTGGGTGATGCCTATAACCCAAAGGCCGTCACGCCGATTTGCGCCTGCACCGACCTTGGTCATGACGACGTGCGCCGGTTGATCAAGGCCAAGGGGCTGAAGACCATTCCCGCCGTCATGCAGGAACTGGAATGGAAGAGTTCCTGCGGCTGCGCCAAATGCCGTCCGGCGCTCAACTATTACCTCGTCTGCGATTGGCCGGACGAATATGCCGACGACTACCAGTCGCGGTTCATCAATGAGCGGGTCCACGCCAATATTCAGAAGGACGGCACCTATTCGGTCGTGCCACGCATGTGGGGCGGCGTTACCAATGCCGCCGAACTGCGCGCCATTGCCGATGTGGTCGATAAGTTCGAAATCCCTATGGTCAAGGTCACAGGCGGCCAGCGCATCGACCTTCTGGGCATCGAAAAGGAAGACCTGCCCGCCGTCTGGGCCGACCTTGGCAAGGCAGGTTTCGTCTCCGGCCAGGCCTATGCCAAGGGTCTACGCACCGTAAAGACCTGCGTCGGCTCCGACTGGTGCCGGTTCGGCACGCAGGATTCCACCGGGCTTGGCATCAAGATTGAAAAATTCATGTGGGGCTCCTGGACACCCGCCAAGTTGAAACTGGCCGTCTCCGGCTGTCCGCGCAACTGCGCTGAGGCGACCTGCAAGGATATCGGTGTCATCTGCGTTGATTCAGGATTTGAGATCCATTTTGCCGGAGCAGCCGGTCTCGACATCAAGGGCACCGATGTTCTAGGCCTGGTCAAAACCGAGGAAGAGGCGCTGGAGCATATCGTTGCGCTGACGCAGATGTACCGCGAACAGGGCCGCTATCTGGAGCGGATCTACAAATGGGCAAAACGCATTGGCCATGACGAGGTCCGCCGCCAGATCATGGAGGATGAAACCAAGCGCAAGGCCTATTTCGAACGCTTCGTTTTCAGCCAGAAGTTTGCCCAGGTCGATCCCTGGTCGGAGCGGGTCTCCGGCAAGGACAAGCATGAGTTCAAGCCGATGGCGACCATCGGTTACACCCAGGCAGCGGAGTGA
- the nirD gene encoding nitrite reductase small subunit NirD has translation MDQNWTSIGHIDDIPLRGARCVKTPQGKIAVFRTAENEVFAIEDHCPHKGGPLSQGIVHGKAVTCPLHNWVISLESGKALGADEGAVRTIAVRNVEGVLSIAMESLLQAAE, from the coding sequence ATGGATCAGAACTGGACCTCTATCGGCCATATCGATGACATTCCGCTGCGCGGCGCGCGCTGCGTAAAAACCCCTCAGGGCAAGATCGCGGTGTTTCGCACCGCCGAAAACGAGGTCTTCGCCATCGAGGACCATTGCCCACACAAGGGTGGGCCGCTCAGCCAGGGCATCGTCCACGGCAAGGCGGTCACCTGCCCGCTGCACAATTGGGTTATTTCGCTGGAAAGCGGCAAGGCGCTGGGTGCCGATGAAGGGGCCGTGCGCACGATTGCGGTGCGCAATGTCGAGGGCGTGCTCTCGATTGCCATGGAAAGCCTGTTGCAGGCGGCGGAGTGA